The window ATCGGCTATATCCCGTCGATCCGCCGCAACATCATCGGCCTGCCCGTCGCGCCGATGACGGAGCAGGAGGTCCGCAGCCTGATCCGCATCGGTCAGAACATGTCCGGGCTGACATTCAGCCAGACGGCGATCGACCGGGTGATCGAGGCGGCGCAGGGATCGCCCTATATCGCCAGCATGCTGGGCCAATATGCCTCGTTCGGCGCGGTGGACAGCAATGCGCTGTCGGTGACCGATGCCCATGTGAACGACGCAATCGCGCTCGCTGTGGATCAGCTGCGCCAGCGGGTGAGCGAGCGCAGCCTTCATGCGATCGACCGCATCTATGCCGAGGGGCATGGCCCCTTCCTCGTCTCGCTCGCGCGAAAGGCGCTGAGCGCGCTGGGCCGGGCCGAAGTGGAGGACGAGGCCAAGGCTGCCACCGTCCGCAACTGGTTCATCGACCGCCACGGCCTGCTGGCCCCGATCGACGACGAGCCGCTGAAGTTCCATTTTCGCGAGGAAAGCGTGCCGACCTATCTGACGCTGTTGTCAGCCAAGCTCGGATCGATCCAGGATGAATGATCAGGCGACGATTGACCGGACAGATGCGCAGAAGGCGGGGGTCGACCGGACCCGGATCTGCCTTGCCGGATCGGGCGGCGGCCATGTGCGCCAGCTGTTCGATCTGACTGCGCTGTACGAGGGCGAGGATCATTTCTTTGTAACCGAGGACACCGCGCTCGGCCGGTCGGTCGCCGCCAAATCCCGGGCGCATTTCGTCGCTCATGTCGCGCTGGGCCAGGCCCGGCTGGGTGCGCCCATCCATATGCTGATGGCGGCGTTTCGCAATGCGGCTCAAAGCCTGAAGATCATCCGCAAGGAACGGCCCAGTCTGGTCATCACGACCGGCGCGGGGTCGATGTTTTTCGTCACGCTGTTTGCCCGGCTGATGGGATCGCGGATCATCCTGATCGATTCCTTTGCGCGGTTCAGCGGACCGTCCGCCTTTGCCCGGATCGCGCGACCGCTGGCCCATATGCGGGTCGCCCAGTCGCGCATTTCAGCCGAAAACTGGCCGGGGGCCATCGCCTTTGATCCGCTCCGCGAACTGGAGCGGGAAGAACAGCCCAAGGAGCCATTGCTGTTCGCCACGGTGGGCGCGACGCTGCGGTTCGACCGGCTGGTCGAAATGGTGGCGGATGCCAAGCAGCGCGGCCTGATCCCGGAGGACGTGATCTTCCAGACCGGCGATGGCGGCCCGCTGCCCCAGGGCGAGGGGATGGAGGCGCACGAGGCGCTGCCGTTCGATCGGGTCGGATCGATCCTGCGCCGGGCCAGCATCGTGGTGTGCCATGCCGGAACCGGATCGATCATCACCGCCCTGCGCGAGGGGTGCAAGGTGATCGTCGTGCCGCGCCGATTTGCGCTGGGCGAGCATTATGACGACCATCAGAGCGAGATCACGACCGCGTTTGTCGAGCGCGGGCTGGTGTCGATGGCGAACAATGCCGAAGAACTTGCCGTGGCGCTGAAGGAAGCGCGCCAGCGCCCGCAGCGGTTCGTGACGACCGACCACCAGCCGCTGATCGCGCATCTGGCCGACGATCTTGCCCGGCATCGCGCCATCAAGTCGCATTGATCCATGGCGGGTCCGTCCATGCCGACCGTATCGGTCATCATTCCCCATTATAACGACCCGGTCCGGCTGGATCGCTGCCTGACAGCGCTGGCGGCGCAGGATTATCCGGCGGATCAGGTCGAGATCGTCGTCGCGGACAATGGCAGTCCGTTGCCGCCAGGCGAGCTGGAACGGATCGTCGCCGGCCGCGCGCGCATCGTGATCGCCCATGAAAAAGGCGCCGGCCCCGCACGCAATACCGGTGTTGCGGCATCGAACGGCCGGGTGCTCGCCTTTACCGATGCCGATTGCCTGCCCGAACCGGGCTGGATCAGCGCCGGTGTGGCCGCGCTGGACCGGGCGGATTTTGCCGGCGGGCACATGGTCGTGATGATCGAGCGCAATGACGGCGCACCGCGCACCGGGGCCGAGGCGTTCGAAACCGTATTCGCGTTCAACAACCGGCAATATGTCGAGGAAAAGGGGTTCAGCGTTACCGCCAACCTGTTCTGCGAACGTCGGGTGTTCGACGCGGTCGGCCCGTTCCGCAACGGGGTGTCGGAGGATCTGGACTGGTGCGTCCGCGCGCGGCAGGCGGGTTATGCCATCACCTATGCCGCCGATGCCACCGTCGCCCATCCGGCCCGGGCAGACTGGCCGCAACTGCTGCACAAGTGGAAGCGGCTGAATGTCGAGGCATTCAACCTGCAAAAGGGACGGCCGCTGGGCAGGCTGCGCTGGGCGGTCCGTTCATTCGCCCTGCCGCTGTCGATCGCGCCCCATGCGGTGCAGGTGATGCGATCCGGCGCGCTGGCCGATGACGGGGAGCGCCGCCGCGCGATCGCCACGCTGGTCCGGCTGCGGCTCTGGCGATTTGCCGATTCCTGGGCGCTGTTGATGGGGGGCGGGCAGTGAAGATCGCCGTCGTCATCGTTTCCTATCGCAATGTCGAGGATGTGACGCGCTGCGTCGATGCGCTGTCGCGTTCGACCCATTCCGCGTTCGAAGTGGTCATCTGTGAAAATGGCGGGTCTGCTCATGCAGAGCGGATGATCGAGGCGATCCCTGCCGTGCTGCCGGGCGGTCAGCCGGTGCGGGTCATCCATGCCGACAATCCCGGCTTTGCCGGCGGCGTCAATCTGGGCCTGCGGGCCACGCCGGATGCCGATGCATGGTGGGTGCTCAATCCCGATACGGTACCCGAACCGGGCGCGATGGCCGCGCTGGCGGCGGTCCTGACCCAGGGCGATTGCGACGCGGTGGGCGGCATTCTCCATTATGCCGATGGCCGCATCCAGTCGCTGGGCGGTCAATGGCATGGATGGCTTGCCCGGGCGGGGTCGCTGGGGGCAGGGGGGCGGCTGGGCGATTCGATCGACCCTGCGATGATCGCCGGTCAGCAGGATTACCTGATGGGTGCATCGATGCTGGTCAGCCGCAGCTTCCTGACGGTGGTTGGCGAGATGAGGGAGGATTATTTCCTCTATGCCGAAGAGATCGAATGGTTCCTGCGGGCCGGGCGCGCGGGGATCAAGCTGGGCTTTGCGCCCGATGCGCGCGTGCTGCACCATCAGGGGACGACCACCGGCTGGGCCAATGACCTGCGCAACCGGTCCCGGTTGCCCGTGTATCTGGACGAGCGGAACCGCATCCATGTGACGCGCGATCACTTTCCGGCGCGGCTGCCGGTCGTTGCGGTGCTGGCACCGGCGTACATGGTGCTGCGGTTTGCGCGCAAGCGTGCGTGGCGGCAGATCGGGTACGGCCTGCAGGGTTGGTGGGCGGCGATGCGGGGCGAGCGGGGCGCCCCGACCTGGCTGGGCAAATAAGCCGCCGGTTTCAGGCGGACAGCGCCCATTTCCGGTCCAGCGATTCCAGCCAGCGCAGCCGATCGGGCGACCGTTTGCTGTCCCACGGGCCGTCCGGTTCGTCAGCGGCATAGTTTTCGAACAGGCGCGTCGCGGCCGCCGCATCGCCGCCGCCTGCCCGCGCGAGCATCGCCAGTCCCTCATTGCCCAGCGTCTGCACCGCCATCGCCGGATCGGCGCGGAACCCCTTTGCCAGCGCGGTCATCCCGTCCTTCCACAAGGATCGCCGGAACCGGTTGCGGGCATGTTCGACGTGCAGGCGCGCCATCTGTCGCCGGATGATCGGCTGGGCATCGTCGCCTGCGATGGGCGCGAGCATGGCGTACATCTGAAGATGCGAGCGGATCATGGTCGCCACCTGATTGGACATGCCGCCGCCTGCTCGGCGATAGCCGGTCAGATAGGCGGGCACGCAGACAAAGCCATGGCCGCGGGCGATGCGCAGCTGGAACAGATAATCCTCCACCCCCGGATTGCCGCTGTCCCCCAGTGCCGGTTCATAGCCGATTTCCCTGGCGACGTCCGCGCGGACCAGCGGCGTGCTGCCGTTCGAAATGAAGTTCCAGTCGAGATGGCGGTGAAAGACATGACCCTCGACCACGGGTGAGGGCGCACCCGGAAACACCCGGTTGCCGCCGTCGATGCGGCGGAACCAGTTGTAGCACAGCGCCGTCCCGTCCGGCGCGCTCTGCAATGCGGCCAGTTGCAGGGCCAGCTTTTCCGGATGCCACAGGTCGTCAGCGTCCAGCGGGGCGATCCAGTCGCCCTGTGCGGCGGCAAGCGCGGTGTTGCGCGCGCGGGCAACGCCGCCATTGGCCTGGCGGATCAGGCGCACCCGGCCCTCCCGCGCCGCGATCCCGCCCACGATTTCCGCCGTTGCATCGGTGGACCCATCGTCCACCACGATGACGTCAAGATCCCGATGAGACTGCGCAAGTGCCGATGAAATCGTGCTTTCAATCGTTGCCGACGCATTGTAGGCGGGCACAAGCACGGAAATGGTCCGGGGCATGATCACTTTGCTTTTCGGTGACGTCTGCGGGGGTGAGTAGCAGCATCATGGATCGTCGTGGAGTGACAATGTGCGCCTAGCGTTTGTCGCATTGTCCACCCCGATGCTGCGAAGCTCGTGGAGTAGCATTCCCTTTTCGACATGGCGTGAAGTTCTGCGCCGTTATCCCGATGCGGCGCTGATCGATACGCCGCGTCTGGATGCCGTTGCCGAACGCGGCGGGCCGCTGGAGGCATGGGGCATCCCCATCCGCCAAAGTCGGACTATGGCCCGGCTTTCCGCCCGCATCGTCCAGCAACAGCTGGATGCCATCCGGCCCGACGTGATCCTGTCGATCGGCGCGTCGCACAAACTGGCCTATGCCACGGTTGATTGCCCCGTCATTCACGTCACCGACGGCCTGTTTGCGACGATCTGCGCCTATTACAGCAAGTATGAATCGTTTCGCGGCGGCGCGCTGCGTCGCGGGAACGAGGATCACCGCCGCCTGCTGTCCAAAATCGACATGATGCTGTTCGCATCCGACTGGGCAATGCGATCGGCGGCCGACCTGTACGACGTGCCGGAAGAACGGATGCGCGTCGTGCCGTTCGGGGCCAATCTTGACCAGACGCCGCCATTTGAAATCCGACGATCCCAGGGCAGCGTCTCGCTGGTCTTTGTCGGCTATGACTGGCACCGCAAGGGCGGGCCGCTGGCGCTGGCCAGCTATCGCGCGCTGCGTGCACGCGGTGTCGAGGCGACGCTGGACATTATCGGCTGTTCACCATCCGAGGCGCGCGGCATCGACGGCGTGACCGTGCATGGCCGGCTGGACAAATCGAGCCCGGCCGATGCCGCGCGTTTTGCGCAGGTGATGCGCGATGCGGCATTCTTCATCATGCCGACCCGGCAGGAGGCGTTCGGGATCGTGTTCTGCGAGGCGGCGGCCCATGGCCTGCCGGTCATCGCCACCACGACCGGCGGCGTGCCGAGCGTGGTCGATAATGGCGTGACCGGGCATCTGCTGTCGCTGGAGGACGGACCGGACGCCTATGCCGAACGGATCATCGGCACCTGGTCCGACAGCGCGGCCTATCTGGCGATGAGCCGCGCGGCACGCACTGCCTATGAGGAACGGCTGAACTGGCGCGCATGGGGCGATTCGCTGGATCAGGCGATCGACCATGTGCTGGGCCGGTCGCGTTAGGGGATCGGCCGTTCGCTGCTGGTCATGAACCCGCTGATCACCACGCTGGTCCCCGTCGATGTCACGCCGTTCACCGTTGGCCGCGTATTGCTGACCGAACAGCTGACCCGGTGGGCACCATCCGAAAATCCGGTCAGCAGATTGGCGTATAGGAACAGGCCGCTTGCCGGAAATTCCGGATCGAACAGGGTAATCGTCTGCGCCGGGCCGCCGTCGATCGAACAGCTGAGCGCGCCCGTATCGCGGCCCGCGCCATAGACGAAACCGACGCTGGTGCCGGTGAAGTCCAGCGTGAACTGATTGCCGCCCTGACAGGTCAGCGACTGGGCAAAGCGCCAATAGCTGTTGGCCGCCGTCTGGTTGGTGATGGAACAGCCTGTTGCCGCCGCGCGCGTGGCCGGCAGAATCGCGGCCCCGTCCAGCCGGGTCTGCGCGATATAGCTGGTCGTTGCCGGGCCGACCGCAGCGGTTGGCAGATAGCTGATCAGCGAATCGCGGACCGCCGCGAAATAGATGTCCGATCCCGCATCGTTCGGGTGGATGCCGTCGGGCAGATAGCTGAGGATCGATCCGCCGCCGCTGCGCACCCGGTCCCACATGACCGCGCCCGCATCGATGAAATGCACCTGATTGCGCGTGGCGACGTCGCGGAGCTGGCGGATATGGGCCGGGACGGTGTTGGCCAGGCGGCTTGACCCGTCCAGCGCATTGGTGGCGGCGACATAGACGATGATCACCCGCGGATTCGCCCGCCGCAGCTTGGCGATCAGCGCATCGGTATAGCGGACCCGGCCATTCTCATCGAGCAGCAGGTCGTTGACCGCAAATTCGACGAACACCAGGTCTGGCACGAACCCCCGCAGATCCTCTTCCATCCGATAGGCGGCGAATTGCGACGTCGTGTAGGGCAGCGAGAAATTCTGCGACGTGGCGCTGCTATATTGCGAGCGAAGCCAGGTGGCGGTCTGATTGGCCCAGACACGGCTGGTGTCGCTGGTCCCGGCCGTGATCGACGCGCCGATGAATGCCACGCGGATGGATGCGGTATAGGGGAGCGCCGAGGTGGTCGGGGTTGGCGTGACCGTTGGTGTCGGCGTCGGCGCCGATGCGCTGCCCCCGCCCGATCCGCCGCCACATCCGGCGAGACCGGCAGCCACAGCCGCCAGTGCCAGCTTCATACCCGTGTGGCCGGTTCGCCACGCCCCGTATCGACCCATGACCCGAATATGCCCTAGCGCAGCAGGCTGCGCCACCAGTTTTCATTCGCCAGATACCAGGCCAGCGTCTCGGCAAATCCTTCTGCAAAGGTGCGGCGCGGCTCATAGCCAAGTTCGCCCCGGATCTTGGTTTCGTCGATCGCGTAGCGGCGGTCATGCCCCTTGCGATCGGTGACGAAGGTCTTGAGCGTGTCGGTCGGTTCACCCCGCGCGGCGGGGGCATCGGGATAGCGCGCCGCCAGCGTGGGATCGGCGGCAAAGGCGCGGTCGACGGTGCGGCAGATCTCGGCAATTACCTCAAGGTTCGGCAGTTCCTGGCCGCCGCCGACATTATAGGTCTCGCCGATCCGCCCCTGCAGCAGGATGCGTTCGATGCCGTTGCAGTGATCCTCGACGTGCAGCCAGTCGCGCACATTCATGCCGTCGCCATAGATGGGCAGCGACCGGCCATGCAGCGCGTTGAGCAGGAACAGCGGGATCAGCTTTTCCGGAAACTGATAGGGGCCGTAATTGTTCGAACAGTTGCTGGTCGTCGTTTCCAGCCCATAGGTGTGGTGATAGGCGCGGACCAGGTGATCCGACCCCGCCTTTGACGCCGAATAGGGCGAATTGGGCGCATAGGGCGTGGTTTCGGAAAACGCTGCATCGTCCGGGCCGAGCGATCCGTACACCTCGTCCGTCGACACATGATGGAACCGGTGCGGGCGGCCGGTGCCGGTGTCCAGCCACGCCTTGCGCGCGGCCTTCAACAGGCTGTGCGTCCCGATGACGTTGGTGGTCACGAATGCATCGGGGCCGGTGATCGACCGGTCGACATGGCTTTC of the Sphingomonas sp. BGYR3 genome contains:
- a CDS encoding glycosyltransferase; this encodes MNDQATIDRTDAQKAGVDRTRICLAGSGGGHVRQLFDLTALYEGEDHFFVTEDTALGRSVAAKSRAHFVAHVALGQARLGAPIHMLMAAFRNAAQSLKIIRKERPSLVITTGAGSMFFVTLFARLMGSRIILIDSFARFSGPSAFARIARPLAHMRVAQSRISAENWPGAIAFDPLRELEREEQPKEPLLFATVGATLRFDRLVEMVADAKQRGLIPEDVIFQTGDGGPLPQGEGMEAHEALPFDRVGSILRRASIVVCHAGTGSIITALREGCKVIVVPRRFALGEHYDDHQSEITTAFVERGLVSMANNAEELAVALKEARQRPQRFVTTDHQPLIAHLADDLARHRAIKSH
- a CDS encoding SGNH/GDSL hydrolase family protein, which translates into the protein MGRYGAWRTGHTGMKLALAAVAAGLAGCGGGSGGGSASAPTPTPTVTPTPTTSALPYTASIRVAFIGASITAGTSDTSRVWANQTATWLRSQYSSATSQNFSLPYTTSQFAAYRMEEDLRGFVPDLVFVEFAVNDLLLDENGRVRYTDALIAKLRRANPRVIIVYVAATNALDGSSRLANTVPAHIRQLRDVATRNQVHFIDAGAVMWDRVRSGGGSILSYLPDGIHPNDAGSDIYFAAVRDSLISYLPTAAVGPATTSYIAQTRLDGAAILPATRAAATGCSITNQTAANSYWRFAQSLTCQGGNQFTLDFTGTSVGFVYGAGRDTGALSCSIDGGPAQTITLFDPEFPASGLFLYANLLTGFSDGAHRVSCSVSNTRPTVNGVTSTGTSVVISGFMTSSERPIP
- a CDS encoding glycosyltransferase family 2 protein; protein product: MKIAVVIVSYRNVEDVTRCVDALSRSTHSAFEVVICENGGSAHAERMIEAIPAVLPGGQPVRVIHADNPGFAGGVNLGLRATPDADAWWVLNPDTVPEPGAMAALAAVLTQGDCDAVGGILHYADGRIQSLGGQWHGWLARAGSLGAGGRLGDSIDPAMIAGQQDYLMGASMLVSRSFLTVVGEMREDYFLYAEEIEWFLRAGRAGIKLGFAPDARVLHHQGTTTGWANDLRNRSRLPVYLDERNRIHVTRDHFPARLPVVAVLAPAYMVLRFARKRAWRQIGYGLQGWWAAMRGERGAPTWLGK
- the rfbB gene encoding dTDP-glucose 4,6-dehydratase; the encoded protein is MAELLVTGGAGFIGANFVHYWRQHHPDDGITVLDALTYAGNRANLDGLDGVELVVGDICDTALVEGLLADRGIGTIVHFAAESHVDRSITGPDAFVTTNVIGTHSLLKAARKAWLDTGTGRPHRFHHVSTDEVYGSLGPDDAAFSETTPYAPNSPYSASKAGSDHLVRAYHHTYGLETTTSNCSNNYGPYQFPEKLIPLFLLNALHGRSLPIYGDGMNVRDWLHVEDHCNGIERILLQGRIGETYNVGGGQELPNLEVIAEICRTVDRAFAADPTLAARYPDAPAARGEPTDTLKTFVTDRKGHDRRYAIDETKIRGELGYEPRRTFAEGFAETLAWYLANENWWRSLLR
- a CDS encoding glycosyltransferase family 4 protein; amino-acid sequence: MLRSSWSSIPFSTWREVLRRYPDAALIDTPRLDAVAERGGPLEAWGIPIRQSRTMARLSARIVQQQLDAIRPDVILSIGASHKLAYATVDCPVIHVTDGLFATICAYYSKYESFRGGALRRGNEDHRRLLSKIDMMLFASDWAMRSAADLYDVPEERMRVVPFGANLDQTPPFEIRRSQGSVSLVFVGYDWHRKGGPLALASYRALRARGVEATLDIIGCSPSEARGIDGVTVHGRLDKSSPADAARFAQVMRDAAFFIMPTRQEAFGIVFCEAAAHGLPVIATTTGGVPSVVDNGVTGHLLSLEDGPDAYAERIIGTWSDSAAYLAMSRAARTAYEERLNWRAWGDSLDQAIDHVLGRSR
- a CDS encoding glycosyltransferase, encoding MPTVSVIIPHYNDPVRLDRCLTALAAQDYPADQVEIVVADNGSPLPPGELERIVAGRARIVIAHEKGAGPARNTGVAASNGRVLAFTDADCLPEPGWISAGVAALDRADFAGGHMVVMIERNDGAPRTGAEAFETVFAFNNRQYVEEKGFSVTANLFCERRVFDAVGPFRNGVSEDLDWCVRARQAGYAITYAADATVAHPARADWPQLLHKWKRLNVEAFNLQKGRPLGRLRWAVRSFALPLSIAPHAVQVMRSGALADDGERRRAIATLVRLRLWRFADSWALLMGGGQ
- a CDS encoding glycosyltransferase family 2 protein; this translates as MPRTISVLVPAYNASATIESTISSALAQSHRDLDVIVVDDGSTDATAEIVGGIAAREGRVRLIRQANGGVARARNTALAAAQGDWIAPLDADDLWHPEKLALQLAALQSAPDGTALCYNWFRRIDGGNRVFPGAPSPVVEGHVFHRHLDWNFISNGSTPLVRADVAREIGYEPALGDSGNPGVEDYLFQLRIARGHGFVCVPAYLTGYRRAGGGMSNQVATMIRSHLQMYAMLAPIAGDDAQPIIRRQMARLHVEHARNRFRRSLWKDGMTALAKGFRADPAMAVQTLGNEGLAMLARAGGGDAAAATRLFENYAADEPDGPWDSKRSPDRLRWLESLDRKWALSA